A genomic window from Nicotiana sylvestris chromosome 11, ASM39365v2, whole genome shotgun sequence includes:
- the LOC138881427 gene encoding uncharacterized protein: MVLDLTPTSSPTSTTILPNTSLDPSHPLYVHVSDNLGVTLVTVPFSSTGYVSWRKNVLIALFAKNKTGMVNGRITQSSPDSPLYDHRLRCNNMDVEERYGQSNASRYYQIQREIGGVSQGSSDIASYYTRSNILMMIHVPSLSKAHSMLLHDESQREVQVSRSPFLSESTSFHAKCTLVQNTSTNKSYSQKISFENKRSNIVCKYCRKPGHSVDKCYRLHGFPHDFKFTKGQKVVACVQLDDPRTDSFSAPEALPGSPVHGFSKEQYQHLMSLFQQSQISAATQNPSIAFCAMGAFASVFCSFAVYSVALCCVSQLKVPSLKRPLEIGRDANELYIIHSDLIVGQSISSVNTISAISSSLKCDYSACTTTYNHVSSINKADLFWSDNAFELGSNAQISSYFADSGIFHQTTIPHTPQQNVVLERKHKHLLETSRALLYQSKLPIKYWGDCVLTATYLINRFPSSVLHNLSSFEKLHGHPPTYSRLRTFGCLCFATLPKVGMDKFQPRASPCVFLGYLLGKKGDVIFHEHIFPYHSSSPSPAFLISPDPFIDISPTTATSAPSPVQVLQAASLVASSSSHTPHSSSPPPTPTLSTPFPLFL, from the exons ATGGTCCTAGACTTGACTCCTACCTCATCACCTACCTCTACTACAATTCTCCCTAACACCTCACTTGATCCTTCTCATCCGTTGTATGTGCATGTATCAGATAATCTGGGAGTTACACTGGTAACTGTCCCTTTCTCTAGTACTGGGTATGTATCTTGGAGAAAGAATGTTCTTATTGCTCTATTTGCTAAGAACAAGACTGGTATGGTTAATGGGAGAATCACTCAGTCATCTCCTGACTCTCCTTTGTATGATCACAGGCTAAGATGCAATAACATG GATGTAGAGGAGAGATATGGTCAATCTAATGCTAGTAGATACTACCAAATTCAAAGAGAAATTGGTGGAGTCTCTCAGGGTTCTAGTGACATTGCTAGTTATTACACTAG AAGTAACATCCTCATGATGATTCATGTGCCTTCTTTGAGTAAAGCCCATTCAATGTTACTACATGATGAAAGTCAAAGGGAAGTTCAAGTTTCAAGATCTCCATTTCTTTCTGAATCAACTTCCTTTCATGCCAAATGCACTCTTGTTCAAAACACTTCAACAAATAAGTCCTACTCTCAGAAAATCAGTTTTGAGAATAAAAGGTCAAACATTGTGTGCAAATACTGTAGAAAACCTGGTCATTCTGTTGACAAGTGCTATAGGCTGCATGGGTTCCCTCATGACTTCAAATTTACCAAAGGGCAGAAGGTTGTAGCATGTGTTCAGCTTGATGACCCTAGAACTGATTCCTTTTCAGCTCCTGAAGCTCTACCTGGAAGTCCAGTTCATGGGTTCAGTAAAGAGCAGTATCAACATCTCATGAGTCTATTCCAACAGTCTCAAATTTCTGCTGCAACTCAGAATCCCAGTATTGCCTTTTGTGCTATGGGAGCTTTTGCAAGTGTATTTTGTAGTTTTGCTGTGTATTCTGTTGCTTTATGTTGTGTTTCTCAATTAAAG GTCCCTTCACTGAAGAGGCCACTAGAAATTGGTAGAGATGCTAATGAGTTGTATATCATTCATTCAGATCTCATTGTGGGACAGTCTATTTCATCTGTAAATACCATATCAGCTATCTCTTCATCTCTTAAATGTGATTACAGTGCTTGTACAACTACTTATAATCATGTTTCTTCTATCAATAAAGCCGATCTTTTCTG GTCTGATAATGCATTTGAGCTAGGCTCCAATGCTCAAATCTCATCCTATTTTGCTGATTCTGGGATTTTTCACCAAACCACAATTCCCcacactcctcaacaaaatgtGGTTCTTGAGAGGAAACACAAGCATCTCTTGGAAACATCAAGAGCACTTTTATATCAATCTAAACTACCTATCAAATATTGGGGTGATTGTGTGCTTACTGCCACCTACCTGATCAACAGGTTTCCCTCTAGTGTTTTACACAACTTGTCATCTTTTGAGAAACTTCATGGTCATCCTCCTACATATTCTCGTCTAAGAACCTTTGGTTGTCTTTGCTTTGCTACCTTGCCAAAGGTGGGTATGGATAAATTCCAACCTAGAGCATCTCCATGTGTTTTTCTAGGTTATCTTTTAGGAAAGAAAGG GGATGTCATTTTTCATGAGCATATCTTCCCTTATCATTCTTCATCTCCTTCCCCTGCTTTTCTCATTTCACCTGATCCCTTTATAGACATTTCCCCTACAACTGCAACTTCTGCACCTTCACCTGTTCAGGTTCTTCAAGCTGCTTCACTagtggcttcttcttcttctcatacTCCTCATTCCTCTTCTCCTCCTCCTACTCCTACCCTTTCTACA CCATTCCCACTTTTCCTGTGA